The following are from one region of the Archangium lipolyticum genome:
- a CDS encoding TadE/TadG family type IV pilus assembly protein produces MRAMGDKPRSARESGQAAVESAFVLPLFVFLILGILQLGLMHQARLMTKYAAYKAVRAGALHNANEEKMERAAVAVLLPMVSQDRGGGEYIKSINSASDFKAKWSWNGVLTNKMPDANLKFAKVTVCGPLKKEFSGSAKEVDFDDPEFSTGGYEEWQKGQRTKLRIQVTFNYRMPIPFANWVIHATARNREVPELLRMGKPEGAERSLARKAGLSGDPYADAARKGLYIMPIRATYTMRMQSNLYLTKNGLPEENKCIFTFVKGSES; encoded by the coding sequence ATGCGTGCAATGGGAGACAAGCCACGCTCTGCGCGTGAGTCGGGACAGGCCGCCGTGGAATCGGCCTTCGTCCTACCGCTGTTCGTGTTCCTCATTCTCGGCATCCTGCAACTGGGGCTGATGCACCAGGCGCGGTTGATGACGAAGTACGCCGCCTACAAGGCCGTGCGCGCGGGAGCACTGCACAACGCCAACGAGGAGAAGATGGAGCGCGCGGCGGTGGCCGTGCTGCTTCCGATGGTGAGCCAGGATCGCGGCGGTGGCGAGTACATCAAGTCCATCAACAGCGCCTCCGACTTCAAGGCCAAGTGGTCCTGGAACGGGGTGCTGACGAACAAGATGCCGGACGCGAACCTGAAGTTCGCCAAGGTGACCGTCTGCGGCCCCCTGAAGAAAGAGTTCAGCGGCTCCGCGAAGGAAGTGGACTTCGACGACCCGGAGTTCTCCACCGGCGGCTACGAGGAGTGGCAGAAGGGCCAGCGCACCAAGCTGCGCATCCAGGTGACGTTCAACTACCGGATGCCCATCCCCTTCGCCAACTGGGTCATCCACGCCACGGCCCGCAACCGGGAAGTGCCCGAGCTGCTGCGCATGGGCAAGCCGGAGGGCGCCGAGCGCTCGCTGGCGCGCAAAGCCGGACTCTCGGGCGATCCCTATGCCGATGCGGCCCGGAAGGGTCTCTACATCATGCCCATCCGCGCCACCTACACCATGCGGATGCAGTCCAACCTCTACCTCACCAAGAACGGCCTGCCCGAGGAGAACAAATGCATCTTCACGTTCGTCAAAGGGAGCGAATCATGA
- a CDS encoding putative ABC exporter domain-containing protein, which translates to MSFARAVVFLWLATARNRVLHQLRRLRQPKYLVGALVGGMYVYSVFLRRLHAAGDEGMPQVPQLLSHFLFTAAMLGTLLSAWTLGPDRPALTFSETEVQQLFPAPVSRRGLLHYKLVRGLFGAVMAAFFATLFVGRVVTKHPVLFFLGTSVTLATVSLHVMGASFVRTRLARRGGVGTALRWGAIAAVLAGMLVSGLSALRELPSFDPAQLRGSRQFEGWIATVLALPALWPGRLLVALPLAADAWGFLKALPLGLGLFAVHYVWVMRASVSFEESAVLRAEERARLREQLSRQGGRPTLIRAGATPFRLASTGRPEVALVWKNLIAARRLGGAGRLLVAGLVGGLVAAMMSSRGAAEMVANVRMFMAPVCAGIAVMLSFFGPSALRVDLRMDLPRMEQLRALPLTGRQVVAAEIAAPALLLGGTQVVLVLAAMVLSVWQGGAYAVLWAAGGLGAIWVLPAVSLGGLFVQNAAVVLFPAWLPPEGERVRGIEALGQRLLTLAGTLVVLLVGMLPAAIVAGLVALVLDRFLGFGAWALPFAGFVAAAVLVGEVALGVMGLGHAFDRLDVSREGPETSS; encoded by the coding sequence GTGAGCTTCGCTCGCGCGGTGGTGTTCCTCTGGCTGGCGACGGCGCGCAACCGGGTGCTGCACCAGCTGCGGCGGCTGCGGCAGCCGAAGTACCTCGTGGGCGCGCTGGTGGGAGGGATGTACGTGTACTCCGTCTTCCTGCGGCGGCTGCACGCCGCGGGTGACGAGGGCATGCCCCAGGTGCCCCAGCTCCTCAGCCACTTCCTGTTCACGGCCGCGATGCTGGGGACGCTCCTCTCCGCCTGGACCCTGGGGCCGGACCGGCCGGCGCTGACCTTCTCCGAGACGGAGGTGCAGCAGCTCTTCCCCGCGCCCGTGTCCCGGCGGGGGCTGCTGCACTACAAGCTCGTGCGAGGCCTGTTCGGCGCGGTGATGGCGGCCTTCTTCGCCACGCTCTTCGTGGGCCGCGTGGTGACGAAGCACCCCGTGCTCTTCTTCCTGGGCACCAGCGTGACGCTCGCCACGGTGAGCCTGCACGTGATGGGGGCCTCCTTCGTGCGCACGCGGCTCGCCCGGCGCGGCGGGGTGGGGACGGCCTTGCGCTGGGGTGCGATCGCGGCCGTGCTCGCCGGGATGCTCGTCTCGGGGCTGTCCGCGCTGCGGGAGCTGCCCTCGTTCGATCCGGCGCAGCTGAGGGGCTCGCGGCAATTCGAGGGCTGGATCGCCACGGTGCTGGCCCTGCCGGCCCTCTGGCCGGGACGGTTGCTGGTGGCCCTGCCGCTCGCGGCGGATGCGTGGGGGTTCTTGAAGGCCCTGCCGCTCGGGCTCGGGCTGTTCGCCGTGCATTACGTGTGGGTGATGAGGGCCTCGGTGTCCTTCGAGGAGTCCGCGGTGCTCAGGGCCGAGGAGCGCGCGCGCCTCCGGGAGCAGCTCTCGCGGCAGGGAGGCCGTCCCACGCTCATCCGCGCGGGTGCGACGCCCTTCCGGCTGGCGTCCACGGGCCGACCGGAGGTGGCGCTCGTCTGGAAGAACCTCATCGCGGCGCGGCGGCTGGGCGGGGCGGGGCGGCTGCTCGTGGCGGGGCTGGTGGGAGGGCTGGTGGCCGCGATGATGTCGAGCCGGGGCGCGGCGGAGATGGTGGCCAACGTGCGCATGTTCATGGCCCCGGTGTGCGCGGGCATCGCGGTGATGTTGAGCTTCTTCGGGCCGTCCGCCCTGCGCGTGGATCTGCGCATGGATCTGCCCCGGATGGAGCAGCTGCGGGCGCTGCCGCTCACCGGGCGGCAGGTGGTGGCGGCGGAGATCGCCGCGCCCGCGCTGCTGCTCGGGGGGACGCAGGTGGTGCTCGTGCTGGCGGCGATGGTGCTCTCGGTGTGGCAGGGAGGCGCGTACGCCGTGCTGTGGGCGGCGGGTGGGCTGGGTGCCATCTGGGTGCTGCCGGCGGTGAGCCTCGGTGGGCTCTTCGTGCAGAACGCGGCCGTGGTGCTGTTTCCGGCCTGGCTGCCGCCGGAAGGTGAGCGGGTGCGCGGCATCGAGGCGCTCGGCCAGCGGTTGCTGACGCTGGCGGGCACGCTGGTGGTGCTGCTGGTGGGGATGCTGCCCGCGGCGATCGTGGCGGGGCTGGTGGCGCTCGTCCTGGACCGGTTCCTGGGCTTCGGGGCGTGGGCGCTGCCCTTCGCGGGGTTCGTCGCGGCGGCGGTGCTCGTGGGCGAGGTGGCGCTGGGCGTGATGGGGTTGGGTCACGCCTTCGATCGGCTCGACGTATCGCGCGAGGGGCCCGAGACGAGCTCTTGA
- a CDS encoding GuaB1 family IMP dehydrogenase-related protein — MRFIDDQKPPYDLTYNDIFMVPGRSEVGSRLDVDLTPVDRLGTTIPVVVSNMTAVSGKRMAETVARRGAIAVLPQDIPLDIVESNIAFVKSRHPIYETPITLRPGDTIQEALNLIHKRAHGAVIVVNEQQEPVGVFTENDAAGFDRFTQLHRVMSPEPVSFEDGTPLEAIFESLASKRLSCAPVVRGRRLIGVVTRKGALRSTLYKPALDAKGHLLIGTAIGINGDVKGKAEALLRAGTDLLVIDVAHGHQRKMLEVVETIRGLSPTVPLMAGNVVTREGTRDLISAGADLVKVGVGPGAMCTTRMMTGVGRPQFSAVLDCAEAARKLGRYICADGGIRHPRDVALALAAGAANVMIGSWFAGTYESPADTQRDSDGRLYKENFGMASQRAVKARTRTESLFERARKELFEEGISTSRMYLDPDRPGVEDILDHIIAGVRSACTYAGARTLEEFHHNAVVGVQSQAGYEEGRPVRTSW, encoded by the coding sequence ATGCGGTTCATCGATGACCAGAAGCCTCCCTACGATCTCACGTACAACGACATCTTCATGGTGCCGGGCCGCTCGGAGGTGGGCTCCCGTCTCGACGTGGACCTGACGCCGGTCGACCGCCTGGGCACCACCATCCCCGTCGTCGTCTCCAACATGACGGCCGTGTCCGGCAAGCGCATGGCCGAGACGGTGGCGCGCCGCGGGGCCATCGCCGTGCTGCCGCAGGACATCCCGCTCGACATCGTCGAGAGCAACATCGCCTTCGTGAAGTCGCGTCACCCCATCTACGAGACGCCCATCACCCTGCGGCCCGGCGACACCATCCAGGAGGCGCTCAACCTCATCCACAAGCGCGCCCATGGCGCCGTCATCGTCGTCAACGAGCAGCAGGAGCCCGTCGGAGTCTTCACCGAGAACGATGCCGCCGGCTTCGATCGCTTCACCCAGCTCCACCGGGTGATGTCCCCCGAGCCCGTCTCCTTCGAGGACGGCACGCCGCTCGAGGCCATCTTCGAGAGCCTGGCCAGCAAGCGGCTCAGCTGCGCTCCCGTGGTGCGCGGGCGCCGGCTCATCGGCGTGGTGACGCGCAAGGGTGCCCTGCGCTCGACCCTCTACAAGCCCGCCCTGGATGCGAAGGGCCACCTGCTCATCGGCACGGCCATCGGCATCAACGGCGACGTGAAGGGCAAGGCCGAGGCCCTGCTGCGCGCGGGGACGGATCTGCTCGTCATCGACGTGGCGCACGGCCACCAGCGCAAGATGCTCGAGGTGGTGGAGACCATCCGCGGCCTCTCCCCCACCGTCCCCCTCATGGCCGGCAACGTCGTCACCCGCGAGGGCACGCGCGATCTCATCTCGGCCGGCGCGGACCTGGTGAAGGTGGGCGTGGGCCCCGGCGCCATGTGCACCACGCGCATGATGACCGGCGTGGGCCGGCCCCAGTTCTCCGCCGTGCTGGACTGCGCCGAGGCGGCGCGCAAGCTCGGCCGGTACATCTGCGCCGATGGGGGCATCCGCCACCCGCGCGACGTGGCGCTCGCGCTCGCCGCCGGCGCCGCCAACGTGATGATCGGCTCCTGGTTCGCCGGCACCTACGAGAGCCCCGCCGACACCCAGCGCGACAGCGACGGCCGCCTCTACAAGGAGAACTTCGGCATGGCCTCCCAGCGTGCCGTCAAGGCCCGCACCCGCACCGAGTCCCTCTTCGAGCGCGCCCGCAAGGAGCTCTTCGAGGAGGGCATCAGCACCTCGCGCATGTACCTGGATCCCGACCGCCCCGGCGTCGAGGACATCCTCGACCACATCATCGCGGGCGTGCGCAGCGCCTGCACCTACGCAGGTGCACGTACACTGGAAGAGTTCCACCACAACGCAGTGGTGGGAGTCCAGAGCCAGGCGGGCTATGAGGAAGGCCGCCCGGTGCGCACGAGTTGGTGA
- a CDS encoding ABC transporter ATP-binding protein, whose product MTTPVLQVEGLEKTYGEVRAVQGLTFQVAPGEVLGLVGPNGAGKTSTLRCLAGILPPSAGRVSVAGHDLGTSSVEAKRALAFLPDEPRLFEYLTVWEHLNFVARLYGVEGWEERARALLDEMELSGKEKALPGELSRGMKQKLSIACGFLHSPRLIILDEPLTGLDPLAIRRMKGSLRQRAEAGTALVLSSHLLPLVEELCHRLLIIAGGRVVALGTLSEIREHLSGPEGAEASLEELFIRITSAAPEAGPERGRP is encoded by the coding sequence ATGACGACGCCCGTGTTGCAGGTGGAGGGGCTGGAGAAGACCTACGGAGAGGTGCGGGCCGTTCAGGGGCTGACGTTCCAGGTCGCCCCGGGAGAGGTGCTCGGGCTGGTGGGGCCCAACGGGGCGGGGAAGACGTCCACGCTGCGCTGCCTGGCGGGCATCCTGCCACCCTCGGCCGGGCGGGTGTCGGTGGCTGGACATGACCTGGGGACCTCGTCCGTGGAGGCCAAGCGGGCCCTGGCGTTCCTGCCGGACGAGCCGCGTCTCTTCGAGTACCTCACCGTCTGGGAGCACCTGAACTTCGTGGCGCGGCTGTATGGGGTGGAGGGCTGGGAGGAGCGGGCCCGGGCGCTGTTGGACGAGATGGAGCTCTCCGGCAAGGAGAAGGCGCTGCCCGGAGAGCTGTCGCGCGGGATGAAGCAGAAGCTGTCCATCGCGTGCGGCTTCCTGCACTCGCCCCGGCTCATCATCCTGGACGAGCCGCTCACGGGGTTGGATCCGCTGGCCATCCGGCGCATGAAGGGCTCGCTGCGCCAGCGCGCGGAGGCGGGGACGGCGCTGGTGCTCTCCTCGCACCTGCTGCCGCTGGTGGAAGAGCTGTGCCACCGGTTGCTCATCATCGCCGGAGGGCGGGTGGTGGCGCTCGGGACACTCTCGGAGATCCGCGAGCACCTCAGCGGGCCCGAGGGAGCGGAGGCGTCGCTGGAGGAGCTCTTCATCCGCATCACCAGCGCGGCGCCCGAGGCGGGGCCGGAGCGGGGGAGGCCGTGA
- a CDS encoding TadE/TadG family type IV pilus assembly protein, whose amino-acid sequence MKRSSRRSARGQALVLGALSFLVLALMMTLSFNLSHALREKMSLQQHSDSLAYSMAVVEARALNYYAISNRSIAATYVASNSMHGYMAAASVTGDIMRAGRNNFYVIMAQEFAQCGCWSCFMHCVHGLQALKIAGKYSKAASDYDNKAKNLDSKFTQTVKGLDRMVDFIHGSQSMVHKNTMQALKDGQSYGLSGLKDYNAPGASTLVSAVGALNANEFNCAVDGMPCPGGVASSDTKTRAKVMTEVANATRSTWPANRGLTGNLPTHLHPSFLNEVRNIPGEGTNFPLPVHKGTAKTVQSSGGLSGGSGGGNEGKMIAAEESGIMANQWKHGAMVWPYEASVSSDSGSGNHKPGGAHSGSHQFEGVNTKGLTTCIMSGNCFMKFRADEQKDNDFGQPSAYSYVTDDLRVGDAVKAPWELNSSATVNFENGDSSASITLAAGQAAALSRALVYYHRLGQNGWNEPPNLFNPYWRAKLHPFTQAEARKVLTAANNTDAAQLVQSAGGLSL is encoded by the coding sequence ATGAAGAGAAGCTCCCGGCGCAGTGCGCGTGGTCAGGCGCTCGTACTCGGAGCCCTGTCCTTCCTGGTGCTGGCGCTGATGATGACGCTCAGCTTCAACCTCAGCCACGCGCTGCGCGAGAAGATGAGCCTGCAGCAGCACAGCGACTCGCTGGCCTACTCCATGGCCGTGGTCGAGGCGCGCGCCCTCAACTACTACGCCATCAGCAACCGGTCCATCGCCGCCACCTACGTGGCGTCCAACAGCATGCACGGGTACATGGCCGCGGCCAGCGTGACCGGTGACATCATGCGGGCCGGGCGCAACAACTTCTACGTGATCATGGCCCAGGAGTTCGCGCAGTGCGGCTGCTGGAGCTGCTTCATGCACTGCGTCCACGGACTGCAGGCCCTGAAGATCGCCGGCAAGTACAGCAAGGCCGCCTCCGACTACGACAACAAGGCCAAGAACCTGGACAGCAAGTTCACCCAGACCGTGAAGGGCCTGGACCGGATGGTGGACTTCATCCACGGCTCGCAGTCCATGGTGCACAAGAACACCATGCAGGCGCTCAAGGACGGCCAGTCCTACGGGCTGAGCGGGCTCAAGGACTACAACGCGCCCGGGGCGAGCACGCTGGTGTCCGCGGTGGGCGCCCTCAACGCCAATGAGTTCAACTGCGCGGTGGACGGCATGCCCTGCCCCGGCGGCGTGGCCAGCTCGGACACGAAGACGCGCGCGAAGGTGATGACCGAGGTGGCCAACGCCACCCGCTCCACCTGGCCCGCCAACCGCGGCCTCACCGGCAATCTGCCCACCCACCTCCACCCCAGCTTCCTCAACGAGGTGCGCAACATCCCCGGCGAGGGCACCAACTTCCCCCTCCCCGTGCACAAGGGCACCGCCAAGACGGTGCAGTCCTCCGGTGGCCTGAGCGGCGGCTCGGGCGGCGGCAACGAGGGCAAGATGATCGCCGCCGAGGAGTCGGGCATCATGGCCAACCAGTGGAAGCACGGCGCCATGGTCTGGCCCTACGAGGCGAGCGTGTCGAGCGACAGCGGCAGCGGCAACCACAAGCCGGGCGGCGCCCACTCCGGCAGCCACCAGTTCGAGGGCGTCAACACCAAGGGGCTCACCACCTGCATCATGTCCGGCAACTGCTTCATGAAGTTCCGCGCCGACGAGCAGAAGGACAACGACTTCGGCCAGCCGAGCGCCTACAGCTACGTCACCGACGACCTCCGGGTGGGTGACGCGGTCAAGGCCCCCTGGGAGCTCAACAGCTCCGCCACCGTCAACTTCGAGAACGGCGACTCCTCCGCCAGCATTACCCTCGCCGCGGGCCAGGCGGCGGCCCTCTCCAGGGCGCTCGTCTACTACCACCGCCTCGGGCAGAACGGCTGGAACGAGCCTCCCAACCTCTTCAACCCGTACTGGCGCGCCAAGTTGCACCCCTTCACCCAGGCCGAGGCACGCAAGGTGCTCACCGCCGCCAACAACACGGATGCCGCACAGCTGGTCCAGTCCGCCGGAGGGTTGTCGCTATGA
- a CDS encoding serine/threonine-protein kinase, with protein sequence MMADTTLTSPPRRDGAEDLSFPVPGWDRYQPMGFLGQGGMGRVFLAYDPGLRRQVALKFVRDDHPDLTRRFLAEARAQARVDHERVCKVYEVGQVDGKVFIAMQYVKGRPLGALVHELTVEQKARVLRDAALGVHEAHRAGLIHRDVKPSNIMVESGEDGVLRPYVMDFGLASDWKESETVTGTVLGTPHYMAPEQARGEVARLDLRADVYSLGATLYALLTGQPPIQGDNGLEVLNNLATVEPRPPRALDRNIPPELEAITLKCLEKEPSARYDSARALAEDLDRFLAGEPVLARTGPGYRLRKRLHKHRLLLSAATAALLALALAVGWGALARREASERERLARHFTELVERIESRVRFSALSRLHDAREERQAIQDIQARMEELEAEMRQGGEQALGPGHYALGRGALALGDPEKAREHLESAWQHGFREPRVAYALALALGQSYQEKLLEVEKRFGDTDGRESRESLLRDIESRYRDPALAYLELSQGAEVPSVEYVAALIAFYEGRLDDALARLDAVSGRLPWFYEAPKLRGDIFVARVYRHWRENNFDRAKADLEAGRKAYVAAATIAESAPAVHKGLAQLEFTEMLMQYELDGDMMPFYTRAQDALMRCLAVAPDDYMCWVDLARLHVRLAHRRKQETEEVIAKAMKAAEHALALAPARSEARMVLASSFKELARHRQILGTDPREQFRKAADLLESIRPEDRGPGFHKERFGLFDGLARYENQIGENSLGHLDRAIQEMQAVLATDARDYDAWANLGWAYLSRAYDRYNPEPDRDLAQALLACDKARSIDPKRISSYVSAGTTYVFRARRLSNRGGDPVPDLVSARDQFRQALTLEPKASWLHYSMGEVFLEQARDAWARGGNPFPLLDEARASVEQAISNSPRDDDAPLGRGMLLAQRARYLRARGEDPGPSVREAEEVVKRGLERWPDYHRASLILGSVLVIRAGFNVDRGRAPGPDLARAEEELRQALAKEPANAEAWLQLGEAQSLSATWQARSGKARAEDFEEATKSYEQALELAPGELEYLLRLGQHCYRWATWQKKAGGEYGPVLKRGLELADQILKLRPDWREAQDLRGKLLRSSQ encoded by the coding sequence ATGATGGCCGACACAACCCTCACGTCTCCACCACGGAGGGACGGGGCGGAGGACCTGTCCTTCCCGGTCCCAGGATGGGACCGTTACCAGCCCATGGGGTTCCTCGGGCAGGGGGGCATGGGACGGGTGTTCCTCGCCTATGACCCCGGGCTGCGCCGCCAGGTGGCACTCAAGTTCGTCCGCGACGACCACCCCGATCTCACCCGGCGTTTCCTCGCCGAAGCTCGCGCCCAGGCCAGGGTGGATCACGAGCGCGTCTGCAAGGTGTATGAGGTCGGTCAGGTCGACGGGAAGGTCTTCATCGCCATGCAGTACGTGAAGGGCCGGCCACTGGGCGCTCTCGTGCACGAGCTCACCGTCGAGCAGAAGGCCCGGGTGCTCCGGGACGCGGCCCTGGGAGTGCACGAAGCCCACCGCGCCGGCCTCATCCACCGCGATGTCAAGCCCTCCAACATCATGGTGGAGAGCGGAGAGGACGGTGTCCTCAGGCCCTACGTCATGGACTTCGGACTGGCGAGCGACTGGAAGGAGAGCGAGACCGTTACCGGCACCGTGCTGGGAACTCCCCACTACATGGCCCCCGAGCAGGCGCGCGGAGAAGTCGCCCGGCTGGATCTCCGGGCGGATGTCTATAGCCTGGGTGCCACCCTCTACGCCCTTCTCACCGGACAGCCTCCCATCCAGGGCGACAACGGCCTGGAGGTGCTCAACAACCTCGCGACCGTCGAGCCGCGCCCACCGCGTGCGCTGGACCGGAACATCCCGCCAGAGTTGGAGGCCATCACCCTCAAGTGCCTGGAGAAGGAGCCCTCCGCCCGCTACGACTCGGCGCGTGCCCTGGCCGAAGACCTCGACCGTTTCCTCGCGGGCGAGCCCGTGCTGGCGAGAACGGGCCCCGGGTACCGGCTGCGCAAGCGGTTGCACAAGCACAGGCTCCTGCTCTCCGCGGCCACCGCCGCGCTCCTCGCCCTGGCCCTGGCCGTGGGCTGGGGCGCCCTGGCCCGCCGCGAAGCCTCCGAGCGCGAGCGCCTCGCTCGCCACTTCACCGAGCTGGTGGAGCGCATCGAGTCCAGGGTCCGCTTCTCCGCGCTCTCCCGTCTCCACGATGCGCGGGAGGAGCGTCAGGCCATCCAGGACATCCAGGCACGGATGGAGGAGTTGGAGGCGGAGATGCGCCAGGGCGGCGAGCAGGCGCTGGGACCGGGGCACTACGCGCTGGGACGTGGCGCCCTCGCTCTCGGAGACCCCGAGAAGGCCCGTGAGCACCTCGAGTCCGCGTGGCAGCACGGTTTTCGTGAGCCACGGGTCGCCTATGCGCTTGCCCTCGCTCTGGGGCAGTCCTATCAGGAGAAACTCCTGGAGGTGGAGAAGCGCTTCGGGGACACCGACGGGCGGGAGTCCCGGGAGTCTCTGTTGAGAGACATCGAGAGCCGCTATCGCGACCCAGCGCTCGCGTACCTCGAGCTGAGCCAGGGAGCCGAGGTGCCCTCGGTCGAGTACGTCGCGGCACTCATCGCCTTCTACGAGGGCCGCCTCGACGACGCCCTGGCCCGACTGGACGCAGTGAGCGGCAGACTGCCCTGGTTCTATGAGGCCCCCAAGTTGCGCGGGGACATCTTCGTGGCCCGGGTCTACAGGCATTGGCGCGAGAACAACTTCGACAGGGCCAAGGCCGACCTGGAGGCTGGCAGGAAGGCCTACGTCGCCGCCGCCACCATCGCCGAGAGCGCCCCTGCCGTGCACAAGGGCCTGGCGCAACTCGAGTTCACCGAGATGCTCATGCAATACGAGCTCGATGGCGACATGATGCCCTTCTATACCCGGGCCCAGGACGCGCTCATGCGGTGTCTCGCGGTCGCACCCGATGACTACATGTGCTGGGTGGATCTGGCACGCCTGCACGTCCGCCTGGCCCATAGAAGAAAGCAGGAGACGGAGGAGGTCATCGCGAAGGCCATGAAGGCCGCCGAGCACGCCCTGGCTCTTGCCCCCGCGCGGAGCGAGGCCCGGATGGTCCTGGCGAGCAGCTTCAAAGAGCTGGCGCGCCACCGCCAGATCCTTGGAACGGATCCTCGCGAGCAATTCCGCAAGGCCGCCGACTTGCTGGAGAGCATTCGCCCGGAGGACCGGGGTCCTGGGTTTCACAAGGAGCGCTTCGGGCTCTTCGATGGCCTGGCCAGGTACGAGAATCAAATCGGTGAAAACTCGCTGGGACACCTGGACCGGGCCATCCAGGAGATGCAGGCGGTCCTTGCCACCGATGCTCGCGATTACGATGCCTGGGCAAACCTCGGCTGGGCGTACCTCTCCCGAGCGTACGACCGCTACAATCCCGAGCCGGATCGCGATCTGGCGCAGGCCCTGCTCGCGTGTGACAAGGCTCGGAGCATCGACCCCAAGCGCATTTCGTCATATGTGAGCGCGGGTACGACCTACGTGTTCCGGGCCCGGCGGCTGAGCAATCGTGGTGGGGATCCCGTGCCAGACCTGGTGAGCGCCCGGGATCAGTTCCGGCAAGCACTCACCCTGGAGCCCAAAGCGTCATGGCTGCACTACTCCATGGGGGAGGTGTTCCTGGAACAGGCGAGAGATGCCTGGGCGCGGGGCGGAAATCCCTTTCCTCTGCTGGACGAGGCCCGAGCGTCCGTCGAACAAGCCATCAGCAACTCGCCGAGGGATGATGACGCCCCCCTCGGCCGCGGAATGCTGCTCGCTCAGCGCGCCCGTTATCTGCGCGCTCGCGGTGAAGATCCGGGCCCGAGTGTGCGCGAGGCCGAGGAAGTCGTGAAACGTGGCCTCGAACGGTGGCCGGACTATCATCGCGCCTCGTTGATCCTGGGCTCGGTCCTCGTCATCCGAGCAGGCTTCAACGTCGACCGCGGACGCGCTCCCGGACCGGACCTCGCACGCGCCGAGGAGGAGCTCCGCCAGGCGCTGGCGAAGGAGCCCGCCAACGCGGAAGCGTGGCTTCAGCTCGGCGAGGCACAGTCGCTCAGCGCCACGTGGCAAGCGCGCAGTGGAAAGGCTCGGGCCGAGGACTTCGAGGAGGCGACGAAGTCCTATGAACAGGCGCTCGAGCTGGCACCAGGCGAGCTGGAATATCTCCTGCGGCTCGGCCAGCACTGCTACAGGTGGGCCACCTGGCAGAAGAAGGCGGGAGGGGAGTACGGCCCGGTATTGAAGCGCGGGCTCGAGCTGGCCGACCAGATATTGAAACTCCGGCCCGACTGGCGCGAGGCGCAGGACCTTCGGGGCAAGCTGCTCCGGTCAAGCCAGTAG